From a region of the Enterobacter cancerogenus genome:
- a CDS encoding HHA domain-containing protein, translated as MSEKPLTKIDYLMRLRRCQSLDTLERVIEKNKYELSDNELAVFYSAADHRLAELTMNKLYDKIPSSVWKFVR; from the coding sequence ATGTCTGAAAAACCATTAACCAAGATCGATTATTTGATGCGCTTGCGACGTTGTCAGTCACTGGACACGCTTGAACGTGTTATCGAAAAAAATAAATATGAGCTTTCTGATAACGAACTGGCTGTATTTTACTCAGCAGCGGATCATCGCCTGGCCGAGTTAACCATGAATAAGCTTTACGACAAAATACCGTCTTCCGTATGGAAATTTGTCCGTTAA
- the maa gene encoding maltose O-acetyltransferase yields MSEEKRKMIAGELYRPGDETLRADRLRARHLLHRYNHTAPDEKAERTALLKQLLGQSEGAYIEPSFRCDYGYNIFLGNDFYANFDCVMLDVCPVHIGDNCMLAPGVHIYTATHPLDPTERNSGAEYGKPVTIGNNVWIGGRAVINPGVTIGDNAVIASGAVVVKDVPANAVVGGNPAKIIKML; encoded by the coding sequence ATGAGTGAAGAAAAACGAAAGATGATTGCGGGCGAGCTGTATCGCCCTGGCGATGAAACGCTACGGGCCGATCGGTTGCGCGCGCGTCATCTGCTGCATCGTTATAACCACACCGCACCTGATGAGAAAGCAGAACGCACGGCCTTGCTGAAGCAACTGCTGGGGCAAAGCGAAGGCGCATATATAGAGCCGAGCTTTCGGTGTGACTATGGCTACAACATTTTTCTGGGCAACGATTTTTACGCCAACTTTGACTGCGTGATGTTAGACGTCTGCCCTGTCCATATTGGCGATAACTGTATGCTTGCACCGGGCGTGCATATCTATACGGCCACCCACCCGCTGGATCCGACAGAGCGTAATAGCGGGGCTGAATATGGCAAACCGGTGACCATCGGCAACAACGTCTGGATTGGCGGACGCGCGGTAATCAACCCTGGCGTGACGATCGGCGATAACGCGGTGATCGCCTCCGGCGCAGTCGTGGTTAAAGACGTTCCGGCGAATGCCGTGGTGGGCGGTAACCCGGCGAAGATCATTAAGATGCTGTAA
- a CDS encoding YlaC family protein produces MTEIQRLLTATIDDLNTREKRDNRPRFSISFIRKHPGLFVAMYAAWLATLVVMMTSATLADSVWLLVVLFVVFNAFFFFDVNPRYRYEDIDVLDFRVCYNGEWYNTRYVPSELIDNILHSPSVDIRQKEQLQKMVSTKGQLSFYDVFTLSRPAAAQSAAVNA; encoded by the coding sequence ATGACAGAGATACAGCGCCTGCTCACCGCCACCATCGACGATCTCAACACCCGTGAAAAGCGCGACAATCGCCCGCGCTTTAGCATCAGCTTTATCCGCAAACATCCGGGACTGTTTGTTGCCATGTACGCCGCCTGGCTGGCCACGCTGGTTGTCATGATGACCTCCGCAACGCTTGCCGACTCGGTCTGGCTTCTGGTGGTGCTCTTTGTGGTGTTTAACGCGTTCTTCTTTTTTGACGTTAATCCGCGCTATCGCTATGAAGATATCGACGTGCTTGATTTCCGGGTCTGCTATAACGGCGAATGGTATAACACGCGCTATGTGCCGTCGGAGCTGATCGACAACATTCTTCATTCGCCGTCGGTCGATATCAGGCAAAAAGAGCAGCTGCAAAAAATGGTCTCGACCAAGGGACAGCTCTCTTTCTACGACGTGTTCACCCTTTCCCGCCCCGCTGCTGCACAATCAGCTGCTGTAAACGCCTGA
- the pdxR gene encoding MocR-like pyridoxine biosynthesis transcription factor PdxR, with protein MNIPGDEFHALFRDALDTREDETLQRTLYLTLREAILGGRLRADSRLPGSRTVAQQLHLSRNTVNAALEQLTLEGYLLRNRQGTRVAQLAPRAIARDLPEPAVTLAKRVTLLPTPTPRDTPVMALTPGTPAINYFPLPLWRRLYDRVLREEGSALLGYGDPAGEPALREAIARHLALSRGINCEASQIVITEGALEGVNLCTQLLSEPGDVAWVENPGYAGAKSAFAKSGLRMVGMPVDDEGMRWEAQPAPAPSLIFTSPSHQFPYGSVLSARRRLALLALAQHHKAWIIEDDYDSEFRYAGEPVPAMLGMIKNAPVVYLGTFSKTLFPSLRIGFMVLPPALARATGHAIGSLLRGGHRAEQRTLALFIEEGHYARHLAAMRRLYRKRYRQLRETLSAELHVEHGVLAGEGGMHLTVAIEGIDDSEIAQQARAFQLAPAALSGYYLETKQGQTGLVLGYGNTSASQFTPAVRRLQQLIVQQRGGKG; from the coding sequence ATGAATATACCTGGCGATGAATTTCATGCCCTGTTTAGGGATGCGCTCGACACGCGTGAAGACGAGACGCTGCAGCGCACCCTGTATCTGACGCTGCGGGAGGCGATTTTGGGCGGCAGGCTGCGCGCCGATAGCCGCCTGCCGGGCTCACGCACCGTTGCGCAGCAGCTTCACCTTTCGCGCAACACCGTCAATGCGGCCCTGGAGCAGCTCACGCTCGAAGGGTATTTGCTGCGTAACCGTCAGGGAACGCGCGTGGCGCAGCTGGCTCCCCGCGCTATCGCCAGGGATTTACCCGAGCCTGCGGTCACGCTTGCAAAACGTGTGACCCTGCTGCCGACACCCACGCCCCGCGACACGCCGGTTATGGCACTGACCCCCGGCACGCCCGCTATCAATTATTTCCCGCTGCCTTTGTGGCGACGCCTGTACGATCGCGTCTTGCGGGAGGAGGGCAGCGCCCTGCTGGGCTATGGCGACCCGGCGGGTGAACCGGCGTTGCGCGAGGCCATCGCCCGTCACCTGGCCCTTTCTCGCGGGATTAACTGCGAGGCCAGCCAGATAGTCATCACCGAGGGGGCGCTGGAGGGCGTTAACCTCTGCACCCAACTGCTCAGCGAGCCAGGCGACGTCGCCTGGGTGGAGAACCCCGGCTATGCCGGAGCAAAAAGCGCGTTTGCCAAATCCGGCTTAAGGATGGTGGGTATGCCGGTGGACGACGAGGGAATGCGCTGGGAAGCACAGCCCGCGCCTGCCCCGTCGCTGATTTTTACCTCGCCTTCCCATCAGTTTCCCTACGGGAGCGTGCTTAGCGCGCGCCGGCGCCTGGCGCTGCTTGCGCTGGCGCAGCACCACAAGGCGTGGATCATTGAGGATGATTACGATAGCGAGTTTCGTTACGCCGGTGAGCCGGTTCCGGCAATGCTCGGGATGATAAAAAACGCGCCGGTGGTTTATCTCGGGACGTTCAGTAAAACGCTTTTTCCGTCGCTGCGGATTGGTTTTATGGTTCTCCCGCCTGCGCTGGCAAGGGCCACGGGACACGCTATCGGCTCGTTGCTGCGCGGCGGTCATCGCGCCGAGCAGCGCACGCTGGCGCTGTTTATTGAGGAGGGGCATTATGCGCGGCATCTTGCGGCGATGCGCAGGCTCTACCGCAAACGCTACCGACAGCTTCGCGAGACGCTAAGCGCTGAACTGCACGTTGAACATGGCGTACTGGCGGGAGAGGGGGGGATGCATCTTACCGTGGCGATTGAGGGCATCGACGACAGCGAAATAGCCCAGCAGGCGAGAGCCTTCCAGCTGGCACCGGCGGCGCTGAGCGGATACTACCTTGAGACGAAGCAGGGGCAAACCGGCCTGGTGCTGGGGTACGGTAATACCTCTGCCTCGCAGTTCACACCCGCAGTCAGGCGTTTACAGCAGCTGATTGTGCAGCAGCGGGGCGGGAAAGGGTGA
- a CDS encoding GNAT family N-acetyltransferase: MNTINAFGQPMGDALEDWQPRPHPERVVLTGRYCRLEPLCVGHAQALFSAYQLAEDTRSWTWLLREPDATADAFAGWVESVCELSDPMHFTVIDNQTQSPVGTLALMRIDPANGVVEVGHVHFSPLLCRTVMSTEAHALLMRYVFDTLGYRRYEWKCNSLNEPSRKAALRLGFQYEGRFRQALVTKGHNRDTDWFSIIDKEWPGLVAAFEKWLATDNFSADGKQIRSLEKWRDARL, translated from the coding sequence ATGAATACAATCAATGCGTTTGGACAACCGATGGGCGATGCACTGGAAGACTGGCAGCCACGCCCCCATCCAGAGCGAGTGGTACTGACGGGCCGCTATTGTCGGCTTGAACCTTTATGCGTCGGGCACGCACAGGCGCTGTTTTCCGCCTATCAGCTGGCGGAAGATACGCGCAGCTGGACGTGGCTGCTGCGCGAACCCGATGCCACCGCCGACGCGTTTGCCGGTTGGGTCGAAAGCGTCTGTGAGCTCTCTGATCCCATGCATTTCACGGTGATTGATAATCAGACCCAGTCTCCGGTCGGCACGCTGGCGCTGATGCGTATCGATCCCGCCAACGGGGTTGTCGAAGTGGGTCATGTGCATTTTTCACCGCTGCTCTGCCGCACGGTAATGTCCACCGAAGCGCACGCTCTGCTGATGCGTTATGTCTTTGATACGCTGGGCTATCGACGCTACGAATGGAAGTGCAACAGCCTTAACGAGCCATCCCGCAAAGCGGCGCTGCGTCTGGGCTTTCAGTATGAAGGACGCTTTCGTCAGGCGCTGGTCACGAAAGGCCATAACCGGGATACTGACTGGTTTTCAATCATTGATAAAGAGTGGCCCGGGCTGGTGGCCGCCTTTGAGAAATGGCTTGCCACCGACAATTTCAGCGCCGATGGCAAGCAGATAAGATCCCTGGAAAAGTGGCGAGATGCGCGCCTCTAA
- the ykgO gene encoding type B 50S ribosomal protein L36, which produces MQVLNSLRSAKQRHPDCQIVKRKGRLYVICKSNPRFKAVQGRKKRR; this is translated from the coding sequence ATGCAGGTACTTAACTCGCTGCGCAGCGCCAAACAGCGCCATCCCGACTGTCAGATCGTCAAACGCAAGGGACGTCTGTACGTTATTTGCAAATCTAACCCGCGCTTTAAAGCGGTACAGGGACGCAAAAAACGGCGTTAG
- a CDS encoding type B 50S ribosomal protein L31 codes for MKPNIHPAYRTVVFHDTSANEYFKVGSTIKTDREIELDGETYPYITIEVSSKSHPFYTGKQKTFSTDGSAARFRKRFGGFLNAKRG; via the coding sequence ATGAAACCAAATATCCATCCTGCCTATCGCACCGTTGTGTTTCATGACACCAGTGCCAACGAATACTTTAAGGTCGGTTCGACCATCAAAACGGACCGCGAAATTGAACTCGACGGTGAAACCTATCCGTATATCACCATCGAGGTCTCTTCAAAATCGCATCCATTTTATACCGGTAAGCAAAAAACGTTCTCGACGGACGGCAGCGCAGCACGCTTCCGCAAGCGTTTTGGCGGCTTTCTTAATGCGAAGCGAGGTTAA
- a CDS encoding EAL domain-containing protein, producing the protein MRTRHLVSLVTGILIFSVLVPICLSIWLAHRQAEEKFVDALDGYASRVLLRTDKVVEQAKDALSQLQTLPYPPCSRLHLREMRRVAFSLRYIQEVIYAENLKPRCSSLEQTSAAAPFPPPIRTTHDGYDAWLTTQNDLGFNHYMAVMGKGNYLVMIDPESLVDVIPFGAVRMDAALIGHDNHIVFASSDTLEPQIRHQLETLRPARLQFNGSMYVAKSVPDLGVTVVTWAALKPLEASWHRQLLVWLPFGILVSLLAALFVLRILRRLQSPKNRLQDALNSRDFVVHYQPIVDLDSGKVVGAEALSRWPQPDGSSLSPDIFVPLAEQTGLISQLTQLVIEKVFEDMGHWLHLHPDQHISINLAPADLTSGKIPPLLHSLLNKWEVHPRQIALELTERGFADPTVSAPAIAAFRRSGHAIYIDDFGTGYSSLSYLQDLDVDTLKIDKSFVDALEYKNVTPHIIEMAKSLKLAMVAEGIETEGQLAWLHRHGVQYGQGWYYSKALPKMEFILWAERNLDPPQPE; encoded by the coding sequence ATGAGAACCCGACATCTGGTCAGTCTGGTAACAGGTATACTGATTTTTTCGGTGCTGGTCCCCATTTGCCTCAGCATCTGGCTGGCGCACCGACAGGCGGAAGAGAAATTTGTGGACGCGCTCGACGGTTATGCATCGCGCGTGCTGCTGCGCACGGATAAAGTGGTTGAGCAGGCGAAAGACGCGCTTTCACAGCTTCAGACCCTGCCCTATCCCCCGTGCAGCCGTCTGCATCTGCGTGAAATGCGGCGGGTTGCCTTCTCCTTACGTTATATCCAGGAAGTGATTTACGCTGAGAACCTGAAGCCACGCTGCTCCTCTCTGGAACAGACCAGCGCCGCCGCCCCCTTTCCACCGCCAATACGCACCACGCATGATGGCTATGACGCCTGGCTGACCACGCAAAACGATCTGGGCTTTAATCACTACATGGCGGTGATGGGAAAGGGAAATTATCTGGTGATGATCGATCCTGAATCGCTGGTCGATGTGATCCCCTTTGGTGCCGTGCGTATGGATGCGGCTCTGATTGGTCACGATAATCACATTGTCTTTGCCAGCAGCGACACGCTCGAGCCGCAGATTCGTCATCAGCTGGAAACGCTGAGGCCTGCACGTTTGCAGTTCAACGGTTCGATGTACGTTGCGAAATCGGTTCCCGACCTGGGCGTTACGGTGGTGACGTGGGCGGCGTTAAAACCGCTGGAAGCGTCCTGGCACCGGCAGCTTCTTGTCTGGCTTCCCTTCGGGATACTGGTCAGCCTGCTCGCGGCGCTGTTTGTCCTGCGGATCCTGCGCCGTCTTCAGTCTCCGAAGAACCGTCTGCAGGATGCCCTTAACAGCCGCGATTTTGTGGTTCACTACCAGCCTATTGTGGACCTGGACAGCGGTAAAGTCGTCGGTGCCGAAGCGCTGAGCCGCTGGCCCCAGCCTGACGGCAGCAGCCTGTCACCGGATATCTTTGTGCCGCTGGCCGAGCAGACGGGCCTTATTTCACAGCTGACCCAACTGGTTATCGAAAAGGTGTTCGAGGACATGGGCCACTGGCTTCATCTGCATCCTGACCAGCATATTTCGATTAACCTTGCGCCTGCGGATTTGACCTCAGGCAAGATCCCCCCGCTGCTGCACAGCCTGCTGAACAAATGGGAGGTTCATCCCCGGCAGATAGCCCTGGAGCTGACCGAACGCGGCTTTGCCGATCCCACCGTCAGCGCCCCGGCCATCGCCGCATTCCGCCGTTCAGGGCATGCTATCTATATCGATGATTTTGGTACCGGCTACTCCAGCCTGAGTTATTTGCAGGATCTGGACGTCGATACGCTCAAGATCGACAAATCCTTTGTCGATGCGCTGGAGTACAAAAACGTCACGCCGCACATCATCGAAATGGCAAAATCGCTGAAGCTGGCGATGGTTGCGGAAGGGATTGAAACAGAAGGCCAGCTTGCGTGGCTGCATCGTCACGGCGTGCAGTATGGACAAGGCTGGTACTACAGCAAGGCGCTGCCAAAGATGGAGTTTATTCTGTGGGCCGAACGCAATCTCGACCCGCCTCAGCCTGAGTAA
- a CDS encoding beta-galactosidase, producing the protein MSNIQPLTLSALLARRDWENPGVTRWNRLAAHAPLHSWRDERCAREDEYSPGRRSLNGEWRFALFPAPEQVPEAWVTDELPDAVAMPVPSNWQMQGFDTPIYTNVTYPIAVNPPFVPAENPTGCYSLTFTPDDAWLESGQTRIIFDGVNSAFHLWCNGEWIGYSQDSRLPAEFDLSTALRPGENRLAVMVLRWCDGSYLEDQDMWRMSGIFRDVTLLHKPGTQIADYTVATDLNAECDRAVLKVDVALAGARYADCSVALTLWRNGEPCASACQRPGSAIVDERGRWDERLTVSMPVDAPALWSAETPELYRLTLALQDSESKVLEVEACDVGFRRVEISNGLLKLNGKPLLIRGVNRHEHHPERGQVMDEATMRRDIELMKQHNFNAVRCSHYPNHPLWYSLCDRYGLYVVDEANIETHGMVPMSRLADDPRWLPAMSERVTRMVQRDRNHPSIIIWSLGNESGHGANHDALYRWIKTTDPTRPVQYEGGGANTTATDIVCPMYARVDCDQPFPAVPKWSIKKWIGMPDETRPLILCEYAHAMGNSFGGFAKYWQAFRDHPRLQGGFVWDWVDQALTKKDENGNAFWAYGGDFGDKPNDRQFCLNGLVFPDRTPHPALYEAQRAQQFFTFRLASTSPLVVEVQSDYLFRDTDNEHLRWSIARDGEVLASGEIALCIAPQGTQRLAIDQPALTASPGEVWLNVEVVQPRATPWSRENHRCAWDQWPLAAPLYIPPSKPKGSAPVLVTRDDRLEITHRHQQWLFDRVSGHLSGWRNRGAETLLTPLTDNFTRAPLDNDIGVSEATRIDPNAWVERWKAAGMYDVTPRLLHCEAEQRAGEAVVTTRHVWEHRGKGLFLSHKVWRIDDEGILHGEVQVQVAADIPEPARIGLSVQLAQTPETVQWLGSGPLENYPDRKLAAQQGRWTLPLHAMQTPYIFPTENGLRCDTRELDFGAHALRGRFHFSVSRHSQKQLRETTHQHLLRDEPGCWLSLDAFHMGVGGDDSWSPSVSPEFILQHRQLRYSFSWQQRDR; encoded by the coding sequence ATGTCCAATATACAGCCGCTGACCCTCAGCGCACTTCTGGCGCGTCGGGACTGGGAAAATCCCGGCGTTACGCGGTGGAATCGTCTGGCGGCCCATGCGCCGCTTCATAGCTGGCGCGACGAGCGGTGCGCCAGAGAGGACGAATATTCGCCGGGCAGGCGGTCACTGAACGGCGAATGGCGGTTTGCACTGTTCCCGGCCCCTGAGCAGGTTCCCGAGGCGTGGGTGACGGACGAACTGCCTGATGCCGTCGCGATGCCCGTGCCGTCTAACTGGCAGATGCAGGGGTTCGATACGCCCATCTACACCAACGTCACTTACCCTATCGCCGTCAATCCGCCGTTCGTTCCGGCTGAAAACCCCACGGGTTGTTACTCGCTCACATTTACTCCGGATGACGCCTGGCTGGAAAGCGGTCAAACCCGCATCATCTTCGATGGCGTGAATTCGGCGTTTCATCTGTGGTGCAACGGGGAGTGGATCGGTTATTCACAGGACAGCCGCCTGCCCGCTGAGTTTGATCTCTCCACCGCGCTGCGTCCCGGGGAAAACCGCCTGGCGGTGATGGTGTTACGCTGGTGCGACGGGAGCTATCTCGAAGACCAGGATATGTGGCGCATGAGCGGTATCTTCCGCGACGTGACGCTGCTGCATAAGCCCGGGACGCAGATTGCCGATTATACCGTGGCGACCGATCTGAACGCCGAGTGTGACCGCGCGGTGCTGAAGGTTGACGTCGCATTGGCCGGTGCCCGCTATGCGGATTGCAGCGTGGCGTTAACGCTGTGGCGCAACGGCGAACCGTGCGCCAGCGCCTGCCAGCGTCCTGGCTCCGCTATCGTGGATGAACGTGGCCGCTGGGATGAGCGGCTGACGGTGTCGATGCCTGTCGATGCTCCCGCCCTCTGGAGCGCGGAAACCCCCGAGCTGTATCGTCTGACGCTTGCGCTCCAGGATAGTGAGAGCAAGGTGCTGGAGGTGGAGGCCTGCGATGTCGGCTTTCGTCGGGTTGAAATCAGCAACGGTCTGCTGAAGCTAAACGGCAAACCGCTGTTGATCCGCGGCGTGAACCGCCATGAACACCACCCTGAGCGAGGGCAGGTGATGGATGAAGCCACAATGCGCCGCGATATTGAATTGATGAAGCAGCACAATTTTAATGCCGTACGCTGCTCGCACTATCCGAACCATCCGCTGTGGTACTCCCTGTGCGATCGCTATGGGCTGTACGTGGTCGACGAGGCCAATATCGAAACGCACGGCATGGTGCCGATGAGCCGCCTCGCTGACGATCCGCGCTGGCTTCCCGCCATGAGCGAGCGCGTGACCCGCATGGTGCAGCGCGATCGCAACCACCCGTCGATCATCATCTGGTCATTGGGCAATGAGTCCGGGCATGGGGCCAACCACGATGCGCTGTATCGCTGGATCAAAACCACCGATCCGACGCGTCCGGTGCAGTATGAAGGCGGCGGGGCAAACACGACGGCGACGGATATTGTGTGCCCGATGTACGCCCGCGTTGATTGCGATCAGCCGTTCCCGGCGGTTCCTAAGTGGTCGATTAAGAAATGGATCGGTATGCCGGATGAAACGCGTCCGCTGATCCTCTGCGAATACGCCCATGCGATGGGCAACAGCTTCGGTGGCTTCGCCAAATACTGGCAGGCGTTTCGTGACCATCCGCGCCTGCAGGGCGGGTTTGTCTGGGACTGGGTTGACCAGGCGCTGACCAAAAAAGACGAAAACGGTAACGCGTTCTGGGCCTACGGCGGCGATTTCGGCGATAAGCCAAACGACCGGCAGTTTTGCCTGAACGGGCTGGTTTTTCCGGATCGTACTCCGCATCCGGCGCTGTATGAGGCCCAGCGCGCCCAGCAATTCTTCACGTTCAGGCTGGCGAGCACCTCCCCGCTGGTGGTTGAGGTGCAAAGCGATTATCTGTTCCGCGACACCGATAATGAGCATCTGAGGTGGTCCATTGCGCGTGATGGCGAGGTGCTGGCCTCCGGCGAGATAGCGCTGTGCATCGCGCCGCAGGGCACGCAGCGTCTGGCGATCGACCAGCCTGCGCTAACCGCGTCGCCGGGCGAGGTCTGGCTTAACGTTGAGGTCGTCCAGCCGCGGGCGACGCCATGGTCACGGGAAAACCATCGTTGCGCCTGGGATCAGTGGCCGCTTGCGGCTCCGCTGTACATCCCGCCGTCAAAACCCAAAGGCAGTGCGCCGGTTCTGGTGACGCGCGATGATCGACTTGAAATTACGCACCGGCATCAGCAGTGGCTGTTTGATCGCGTCTCAGGGCACCTGTCCGGGTGGCGGAACCGTGGTGCGGAAACGCTGCTCACGCCGCTGACGGATAACTTTACGCGTGCCCCGCTGGATAACGATATCGGCGTCAGCGAAGCCACGCGCATCGATCCGAATGCCTGGGTCGAGCGCTGGAAGGCGGCGGGAATGTACGATGTTACCCCGCGCCTGCTGCACTGCGAGGCGGAACAACGGGCTGGCGAGGCGGTCGTGACCACGCGTCATGTCTGGGAGCATCGCGGCAAGGGGTTATTCCTGAGTCACAAGGTCTGGCGGATTGATGATGAAGGCATCCTGCACGGCGAGGTCCAGGTGCAGGTTGCGGCGGATATTCCCGAGCCGGCGCGGATTGGCCTGAGCGTTCAGCTTGCGCAGACGCCTGAAACCGTACAGTGGCTGGGGTCAGGACCGCTGGAAAACTACCCGGACCGTAAGCTGGCGGCACAGCAGGGGCGCTGGACGTTACCGCTGCACGCCATGCAGACGCCGTACATCTTCCCGACGGAAAACGGCCTGCGCTGCGACACGCGCGAACTGGATTTCGGCGCGCACGCGCTGCGGGGGCGTTTCCACTTCTCCGTCAGCCGTCATAGCCAGAAGCAGCTTCGTGAGACAACGCACCAGCATTTGCTGCGCGATGAGCCGGGCTGCTGGCTGAGCCTCGATGCTTTCCATATGGGCGTGGGGGGCGATGATTCGTGGAGCCCGAGCGTGTCACCGGAATTTATCCTGCAACACCGCCAGCTGCGCTATAGCTTTAGCTGGCAACAACGCGACCGTTAA
- a CDS encoding LacI family DNA-binding transcriptional regulator — MKAITLYDVARLAGVSYQTVSRVINEAEHVSARTREKVLRAMAELHYVPNRGAQQLAGKRTRTLGLITTDLALHAPSQIASAVKSRAGEQGASVLISMVERPEQCQAALQELLAQRVDALLVNVPLDDPYAELLQSMASPVPILFLDVAPSAEVNSLVFDAGQGARLGAEHLLALGHRRIALLSGPNDAVSAKARLAGWRDVLAQAGLQPAGEACGDWSAASGYEKGHQLLSGAELPEAILVANDQMALGVIRACAEKGVAVPGQIAIVGFDDTADSAWFTPPLTTIRQAFREAGEQSVEWLLAPTRGETRWQKQLPVTLITRQSSAPRAPLQAEREDLARQLRSLAVLAEKIARG; from the coding sequence ATGAAAGCGATCACCCTTTATGACGTAGCCCGCCTTGCGGGGGTTTCTTATCAGACGGTGTCCCGCGTCATTAACGAGGCAGAGCATGTCTCTGCCCGGACGCGGGAAAAGGTCCTGCGGGCCATGGCGGAGCTGCATTACGTCCCGAACCGCGGGGCGCAGCAGCTGGCCGGAAAGCGCACCCGCACGCTGGGGCTGATAACCACCGACCTTGCCCTCCACGCCCCGTCACAAATTGCCTCGGCGGTAAAATCCCGCGCGGGCGAGCAGGGGGCGAGCGTACTGATTTCGATGGTTGAACGCCCTGAGCAGTGTCAGGCCGCCCTGCAGGAGTTACTGGCGCAGCGCGTGGATGCGCTGCTGGTCAACGTTCCGCTCGACGATCCGTACGCGGAATTGTTGCAGTCGATGGCCTCGCCTGTGCCGATTCTGTTCCTTGATGTTGCCCCTTCTGCAGAGGTTAACAGTCTGGTCTTTGATGCCGGGCAGGGCGCGCGACTCGGGGCTGAGCATCTTCTTGCCCTCGGACACCGGCGGATTGCGCTGCTCAGCGGGCCCAACGATGCCGTCTCGGCGAAGGCGCGTCTCGCGGGCTGGCGCGACGTGCTGGCGCAGGCGGGTCTTCAGCCTGCTGGCGAAGCCTGCGGCGACTGGAGTGCTGCTTCGGGATACGAAAAAGGCCATCAGCTGTTATCGGGCGCGGAATTGCCCGAGGCCATCCTTGTGGCAAACGATCAGATGGCGCTGGGCGTGATACGCGCCTGTGCAGAAAAGGGGGTTGCCGTCCCCGGACAGATCGCGATCGTGGGGTTTGATGACACGGCCGACAGCGCCTGGTTCACGCCCCCGCTCACCACCATACGTCAGGCCTTCCGCGAGGCGGGCGAGCAAAGCGTGGAGTGGCTGCTGGCCCCGACGCGGGGCGAAACGCGCTGGCAGAAGCAGCTTCCCGTCACCCTGATTACCCGACAGTCCAGCGCCCCGCGCGCGCCTTTGCAGGCCGAACGTGAAGATCTGGCCCGGCAGCTAAGAAGCCTGGCCGTGCTGGCCGAGAAAATCGCGCGCGGGTAG
- the yczE gene encoding membrane protein YczE, translated as MVRRLVQLYIGLGLYGLSTAMFIRSDLGVDPWDVFHLGVALQLGMTIGTVIILTGAAVLLLWIPLRQLPGLGTISNVICIGLAADASMALIPELTSLPIRIALLVAGIVVNALATGMYIGAGFGAGPRDGLMTGMHARFGWSIRVVRTVIEVSVLVIGIALGGTFGVGTVLYALSIGPLIQLCMPWFRQKPRVGKPARVV; from the coding sequence ATGGTACGTCGTCTGGTTCAACTTTATATCGGGCTGGGGCTGTATGGCCTGTCGACCGCGATGTTTATCCGTTCGGATCTGGGTGTCGATCCGTGGGATGTGTTTCACCTCGGGGTCGCGCTTCAGCTGGGAATGACCATCGGTACGGTGATCATCCTGACCGGGGCGGCGGTCCTGCTGCTGTGGATCCCGCTTCGGCAGCTGCCCGGGCTTGGGACGATCAGCAACGTGATCTGTATTGGCCTGGCGGCGGATGCTTCAATGGCGCTGATCCCGGAACTGACGTCGCTGCCGATCCGTATCGCCCTGCTGGTGGCTGGCATCGTGGTGAATGCCCTTGCAACCGGGATGTATATCGGCGCGGGCTTTGGCGCAGGCCCGCGTGACGGGCTGATGACCGGTATGCATGCGCGGTTTGGCTGGTCAATCCGGGTGGTGCGCACGGTGATTGAAGTCTCGGTGCTGGTGATTGGCATCGCGCTGGGCGGAACCTTTGGTGTCGGCACGGTGCTGTACGCATTATCCATTGGCCCGCTCATTCAGCTCTGTATGCCGTGGTTTCGCCAGAAGCCGCGAGTAGGTAAGCCCGCGCGGGTGGTGTAA